Proteins from one Capricornis sumatraensis isolate serow.1 chromosome 2, serow.2, whole genome shotgun sequence genomic window:
- the LOC138072910 gene encoding peroxisomal succinyl-coenzyme A thioesterase-like codes for MTVTVRLEPAGRCRWDEPVRIAVRGLAPGQPVTLRASLRDEKGALFRAHARYCADAAGLLDLERAPALGGSFAGLEPMGLFWALEPEKPFWRFLKRDVQTPFAVELEVLDGHEPEAQRLLGRTVHERDFLAPGVRREPVRAGRVRGTLFLPPGSGPFPGIIDIFGIGGGLLEYRASLLAGHGFATLALAYYDFDDLPKKFDVIHLEYFEEALCYMLQHTQIKGPRIGLLGISLGADICLSMASFLKNISATVCINGSGFSGHRVIYYKDSNIPPLGHDLRRVKVAFSGLLDIVDVRNDIIGGCENPCMIPIEKAQGPILFIVGQDDHNWRSELCAQIASERLQAHGKEKPQIISYPGTGHYIEPPYFPMCPASLHKLLDKPVMWGGEPRAHSKAQVDAWKQILTFFTKHLGPSPKL; via the exons ATGACAGTGACCGTGAGGCTGGAGCCGGCCGGCCGCTGCCGCTGGGACGAGCCCGTGCGCATCGCCGTGCGCGGCCTGGCGCCGGGGCAGCCGGTCACGCTGCGCGCGTCCCTGCGCGACGAGAAGGGCGCGCTCTTCAGGGCCCACGCGCGCTACTGCGCCGACGCCGCCGGCCTGCTGGACCTGGAGCGCGCGCCCGCGCTGGGCGGCAGCTTCGCGGGGCTCGAGCCCATGGGGCTcttctgggctctggagcccGAGAAGCCTTTTTGGCGATTTCTGAAGCGGGATGTGCAGACGCCCTTCGCCGTGGAGCTGGAGGTGCTCGACGGTCACGAACCCGAGGCCCAGCGGCTTCTAGGCCGGACGGTGCACGAGCGCGACTTCCTGGCGCCCGGGGTGCGGCGCGAGCCGGTGCGCGCGGGCCGGGTGCGCGGCACGCTCTTCCTGCCGCCAG GATCTGGACCTTTCCCAGGGATCATTGACATCTTCGGTATTGGAGGAGGCCTATTGGAATATCGGGCCAGTCTTTTGGCTGGCCACGGCTTTGCCACATTGGCTCTAGCTTATTATGACTTTGATGATCTTCCCAAGAAATTTGATGTGATACACTTGGAGTATTTTGAAGAAGCCCTGTGCTACATGCTTCAACACACCCAG aTAAAGGGCCCACGCATTGGGCTTCTGGGCATTTCTTTAGGGGCTGATATTTGTCTCTCCATGGCCTCATTTTTGAAGAACATCTCAGCCACAGTTTGCATCAATGGATCTGGGTTCAGTGGACACAGAGTCATATACTACAAGGACAGCAACATTCCACCACTGGGGCATGACCTGAGGCGAGTGAAGGTAGCTTTCTCAGGCCTCCTAGACATTGTGGATGTAAGGAATGATATTATAGGGGGATGTGAGAACCCCTGCATGATTCCAATAGAGAAGGCCCAGGGGCCCATCCTCTTCATTGTTGGTCAGGATGACCATAACTGGAGGAGTGAGCTTTGTGCCCAGATAGCCTCTGAACGGTTACAGGCCCATGGAAAGGAAAAACCCCAGATCATCTCTTATCCTGGGACTGGGCACTACATTGAGCCTCCTTATTTCCCCATGTGCCCAGCTTCTTTGCACAAATTATTGGACAAACCCGTAATGTGGGGTGGGGAGCCCAGGGCCCATTCTAAGGCCCAGGTAGATGCGTGGAAGCAAATTCTAACCTTCTTCACCAAACACCTTGGACCTTCCCCCAAATTGTAA